One segment of Setaria viridis chromosome 4, Setaria_viridis_v4.0, whole genome shotgun sequence DNA contains the following:
- the LOC117852151 gene encoding nucleolar GTP-binding protein 1, whose protein sequence is MVQYNFKKITVVPPGKDFIDIILSRTQRQTPTVVHKGYAISRIRQFYMRKVRYSQQNFYEKLSTIIDEFPRLDDIHPFYGDLLHVLYNKDHYKLALGQINTARNIIAKISKDYLRLLKYGDSLYRCKCLKVAALGRMCTVVKRISPSLAYLEQIRQHMARLPSIDPNTRTVLICGYPNVGKSSFMNKVTRADVDVQPYAFTTKSLFVGHTDYKYLRYQVIDTPGILDRPFEDRNIIEMCSITALAHLRAAVLFFLDISGSCGYSIAQQAALFHSIKSLFMNKPLVIVCNKTDLQPLEGLSEDDMKLVMDMKAEAMKTITQAGDPNEEGVLLTMSTLTDDGVMAVKNAACERLLEQRVDVKMKSKKMVDCLNRFHVAVPKPRDNKERPICIPPAVLEARANAAAKEKKKLEKDFEQENGGAGVYSTSLKKHYILANDEWKEDILPEILDGHNVADFLDPDILERCEELEREEGLRLEEQAAQDAFEIDGHELTEEQKEILSQIRKKKALLIQEHRMKKRTAESRPIVPRKFDKDRKFTTKRMGRQLSSMGVDPSAAIARSKSRGRKRERSLSRAAADGDDMEVDGQQSNKKLRLRSRSRSKSRAPEEVIPGEGFKDSEQKKKAIKKAKDATRNRNKEARRGEADRVIPTLKPKHLFSGKRTLGKTSRR, encoded by the coding sequence ATGGTGCAGTACAATTTCAAGAAGATCACTGTCGTACCTCCTGGGAAGGATTTCATTGACATAATCCTGTCCCGCACTCAGAGGCAGACACCGACAGTTGTCCACAAGGGTTATGCAATCTCCCGCATCCGCCAGTTTTATATGCGCAAGGTTAGGTATTCCCAGCAGAACTTCTATGAAAAGCTGTCCACCATCATCGATGAGTTCCCTCGACTGGATGATATCCACCCTTTCTATGGTGATCTCCTCCATGTGCTCTACAACAAGGATCACTACAAACTTGCCTTGGGTCAGATCAACACAGCTAGGAACATCATCGCAAAGATATCCAAGGACTACTTGAGGCTGCTCAAGTATGGAGACTCCCTGTACAGGTGCAAGTGTTTGAAGGTGGCTGCACTGGGTCGCATGTGTACTGTTGTGAAGAGGATCAGTCCTAGTTTGGCATACTTGGAGCAGATCAGGCAGCACATGGCTAGGCTTCCGTCCATAGACCCAAACACCCGTACTGTGCTGATTTGTGGCTATCCAAATGTGGGAAAGAGTTCTTTCATGAATAAGGTTACTAGGGCAGATGTGGACGTCCAGCCTTATGCCTTTACAACAAAATCCCTGTTTGTTGGTCATACTGATTACAAGTATCTGCGCTACCAAGTGATTGACACACCAGGTATCCTTGATCGTCCTTTTGAGGATAGGAACATTATAGAAATGTGCAGCATCACTGCTCTGGCACACTTGAGGGCTGCGGTGTTGTTCTTTCTGGACATTTCTGGATCTTGTGGGTACAGTATTGCTCAGCAAGCTGCACTCTTCCACAGTATAAAGTCTCTGTTCATGAATAAGCCTCTGGTCATTGTGTGCAACAAGACTGACTTGCAGCCGCTTGAAGGGCTTTCTGAGGATGACATGAAGCTAGTTATGGATATGAAGGCAGAGGCTATGAAGACTATAACCCAAGCTGGTGATCCAAATGAAGAGGGTGTTCTGTTGACCATGAGCACATTAACAGATGATGGTGTAATGGCTGTTAAAAATGCTGCATGTGAGAGGCTTCTTGAACAGAGGGTGGATGTGAAGATGAaatcaaagaagatggttgacTGCCTGAATAGGTTCCATGTTGCTGTTCCAAAGCCTCGTGACAACAAGGAGAGGCCTATTTGCatccctccggctgtccttgaaGCTAGGGCGAATGCTGCTgcgaaggaaaagaagaagcttgagaaggACTTTGAGCAGGAGAATGGTGGAGCTGGTGTCTATTCTACCAGCCTCAAGAAACATTATATATTGGCCAACGATGAATGGAAGGAGGATATTCTCCCTGAGATACTGGATGGGCATAATGTTGCTGATTTTCTGGATCCTGATATCCTCGAAAGGTGTGAAGAGTTGGAACGAGAGGAGGGGCTTCGTCTGGAAGAGCAAGCTGCGCAAGATGCTTTTGAGATTGATGGCCATGAATTAACTGAGGAACAGAAGGAGATTTTGTCTCAgatcaggaagaagaaggcactGCTCATCCAAGAGCATAGAATGAAGAAGAGAACTGCAGAAAGCCGTCCCATTGTTCCTAGGAAGTTTGACAAAGACAGGAAATTCACAACTAAAAGGATGGGAAGGCAGCTTTCATCCATGGGTGTGGATCCTAGTGCAGCCATAGCTCGCAGCAAGTCAAGAGGGCGCAAGCGTGAGAGGTCACTGAGCAGAGCTGCTGCTGATGGTGATGATATGGAGGTCGACGGACAGCAATCCAACAAGAAACTGCGACTGAGGTCAAGATCCAGGTCGAAGTCCCGGGCTCCTGAGGAGGTGATTCCAGGTGAAGGATTCAAGGACTCTgagcagaagaagaaggcgatCAAGAAAGCCAAGGACGCCACGAGGAATAGGAACAAGGAGGCTCGCCGTGGTGAGGCTGACCGTGTCATTCCCACTTTGAAGCCAAAGCATCTGTTCTCTGGGAAACGCACCCTTGGGAAGACAAGCAGGCGATAA
- the LOC117852153 gene encoding uncharacterized protein isoform X1, whose product MFSRISRLGARLLREARAETRAGNLLSSRGSLYQGHVSQHSTPLVTPTVKSMSNVLFSTATSGDQDESNQEKQVISVTFVNKDGSEKTIRVPVGMSMLEAAHENDIELEGACEGSLACSTCHVIVMDVNHYNKLEDPTDEENDMLDLAFGLTETSRLGCQVIARPELDGMRLALPAATRNFAVDGYVPKPH is encoded by the exons ATGTTCTCCAGGATCTCCCGGCTCGGGGCGCGGCTCCTGCGCGAGGCTAGGGCCGAGACGAGAGCTG GAAACTTGCTTAGCAGTCGAGGCAGTTTATATCAAGGTCATGTCAGCCAGCATTCAACCCCTTTGGTTACTCCTACAGTGAAATCAATG aGTAATGTCCTCTTTTCAACTGCAACAAGTGGTGATCAGGATGAAAGCAATCAGGAAAAGCAAGT AATCTCTGTGACATTTGTCAACAAGGATGGCTCAGAAAAGACAATCCGTGTGCCAGTTGGAATGTCCATGTTAGAAGCTGCTCATGAAAATGACATAGAGCTTGAAG GTGCATGTGAAGGCTCACTGGCTTGTTCTACTTGTCATGTAATAGTTATG GATGTAAATCATTATAACAAGTTAGAAGACCCAACAGATGAAGAAAATGATATGCTTGACCTTGCATTTGGGCTCACAGAAAC ATCACGTCTTGGCTGCCAAGTGATCGCAAGGCCTGAGCTTGATGGCATGCGGCTGGCACTACCTGCAGCCACGAGGAACTTTGCGGTAGACGGCTATGTACCGAAACCACACTGA
- the LOC117852153 gene encoding uncharacterized protein isoform X2, with protein sequence MFSRISRLGARLLREARAETRAGNLLSSRGSLYQGHVSQHSTPLVTPTVKSMSNVLFSTATSGDQDESNQEKISVTFVNKDGSEKTIRVPVGMSMLEAAHENDIELEGACEGSLACSTCHVIVMDVNHYNKLEDPTDEENDMLDLAFGLTETSRLGCQVIARPELDGMRLALPAATRNFAVDGYVPKPH encoded by the exons ATGTTCTCCAGGATCTCCCGGCTCGGGGCGCGGCTCCTGCGCGAGGCTAGGGCCGAGACGAGAGCTG GAAACTTGCTTAGCAGTCGAGGCAGTTTATATCAAGGTCATGTCAGCCAGCATTCAACCCCTTTGGTTACTCCTACAGTGAAATCAATG aGTAATGTCCTCTTTTCAACTGCAACAAGTGGTGATCAGGATGAAAGCAATCAGGAAAA AATCTCTGTGACATTTGTCAACAAGGATGGCTCAGAAAAGACAATCCGTGTGCCAGTTGGAATGTCCATGTTAGAAGCTGCTCATGAAAATGACATAGAGCTTGAAG GTGCATGTGAAGGCTCACTGGCTTGTTCTACTTGTCATGTAATAGTTATG GATGTAAATCATTATAACAAGTTAGAAGACCCAACAGATGAAGAAAATGATATGCTTGACCTTGCATTTGGGCTCACAGAAAC ATCACGTCTTGGCTGCCAAGTGATCGCAAGGCCTGAGCTTGATGGCATGCGGCTGGCACTACCTGCAGCCACGAGGAACTTTGCGGTAGACGGCTATGTACCGAAACCACACTGA
- the LOC117851967 gene encoding uncharacterized protein: MDLLEHPFEAVAFRLYSLPEASAATGAAAWTCLAAVLAAAAAAGLWRLRASSAPTAVATAATKPLELDPAPADEAPTAPSCASEPAAAPSPKERYTAYYRDPCRVGCCDDAGDEYARGDDDREDEAEEHDDAGAYRTRSKTTTGPFGWDEVVRSLPLSLSPSAAKVEMGLGPYRSPTALGGSVVQLWDQVAGGGLTPTSSPRWRNRVAAAAPGF, translated from the coding sequence ATGGACCTCCTCGAGCACCCGTTCGAGGCCGTCGCGTTCCGCCTCTACTCCCTCCCGGAGGCCTCCgctgccaccggcgccgccgcgtggACCTGCCTCGCCGCGgtcctcgccgctgccgcggccgcggggctCTGGCGCCTCCGTGCCTCCTCCGCGCCCACCgctgtcgccaccgccgccacgaaGCCTCTGGAGCTGGATCCGGCACCCGCGGATGAGGCACCGACTGCGCCGTCCTGCGCGTCGgagccggccgcggcgccgtcgcccaAGGAGCGGTACACGGCGTACTACCGCGACCCGTGCCGCGTCGGGTGCTGCGACGACGCGGGCGACGAATACGCCCGCGGTGACGACGACCGGGAGGATGAAGCGGAGGAGCACGACGACGCAGGCGCGTATCGGACTCGATCGAAGACGACGACGGGCCCTTTCGGATGGGACGAGGTGGTTCGGTCGCTGCCTCTCAGTCTCAGCCCGTCGGCGGCGAAGGTGGAGATGGGGCTGGGGCCGTACCGTAGCCCGACGGCGCTCGGCGGCAGCGTGGTGCAGCTGTGGGACCAGGTCGCGGGGGGCGGGTTGACGCCGACGTCGAGCCCGCGGTGGAGGAACCgagtggccgccgccgccccgggcTTCTGA
- the LOC117851422 gene encoding peroxiredoxin Q, chloroplastic, translating into MAFTPATACCNPSLLLAPRRASSSRGSPARAQALLCTPSTSAFRGLRGATSAAPAPRWRRAASSTAIVCGKVTKGSVPPNFTLKDQNGKPVSLNKFKGKPVVVYFYPADETPGCTKQACAFRDSYEKYKKAGAEVIGISGDDPASHKAFAQKYRLPFTLLADEGNRVRKEWGVPGDLFGTLPGRQTYVLDKNGVVQYIYNNQFQPEKHIGETLKILQSL; encoded by the exons ATGGCATTCACGCCCGCCACGGCCTGCTGCAATCCCTCCCTGCTGCTGGCGCCCCGGCGGGCATCGTCGtcgcgcggctcgccggcccgCGCGCAGGCGCTCCTCTGCACGCCCTCCACCTCCGCGTTCCGCGGCCTCCGGGGGGCCacgtccgccgcgccggccccgcggtggcgccgcgcgGCGTCGTCCACGGCCATCGTATGCGGCAAG GTGACCAAGGGCAGCGTGCCGCCCAACTTCACCCTCAAGGACCAGAACGGCAAGCCCGTGTCGCTGAACAAGTTCAAGGGCAAGCCGGTCGTCGTCTACTTCTACCCCGCCGACGAGACGCCCGGATGCACCAAGCAG GCGTGCGCGTTCCGTGACTCGTACGAGAAGTACAAGAAGGCGGGGGCGGAGGTGATCGGCATCAGCGGCGACGACCCGGCGTCGCACAAGGCGTTCGCGCAGAAGTACCGGCTGCCGTTCACGCTGCTGGCCGACGAGGGGAACCGCGTGCGCAAGGAGTGGGGCGTACCGGGGGACCTCTTCGGGACGCTGCCCGGGCGGCAGACCTACGTGCTCGACAAGAACGGCGTCGTCCAGTACATCTACAACAACCAGTTCCAGCCCGAGAAGCACATTGGCGAGACCCTCAAGATCCTGCAGAGCCTCTGA
- the LOC117851390 gene encoding uncharacterized protein codes for MAAGRGGNLQEEASAAPGADLYAVLGLNRECTDAELRGAYRRLAMIWHPDRCSASGSSARVEEAKERFQEIQGAYSVLSDSNKRFLYDVGVYDSEDDEADLSGMGDFLGEMADMMSQATPTETFEELQQLFVDMFQDDLDPGFFSGLPPGRRGQSQSPPSTSSPPLRPPPGRNSAQATPARNGVDKRGSSPAAMHSAAKRPRPGQPGLELDLGLSGFCFMVSETKQRPAPWTCEVSGGGDRRSGRKQRLSTSRDVSGDGVPRSFPQSQSGSRAWWQ; via the exons atggccgccggccgcggAGGCAACCTCCAGGAGGAGGCCTCGGCGGCTCCCGGCGCCGACCTCTACGCCGTGCTCGGGCTCAACAGGGAGTGCACCGACGCCGAGCTCAGGGGGGCCTACCGGAGGCTCGCCATG ATATGGCACCCGGACCGGTGCTCGGCGTCCGGCAGCTCGGCGCGCGTCGAGGAGGCCAAGGAGCGGTTCCAGGAGATCCAGGGCGCATACTCCG TGCTCTCCGACTCCAACAAGCGCTTCCTCTACGACGTCGGCGTTTACGAcagcgaggacgacgaggccgac CTGTCGGGGATGGGCGACTTCCTCGGAGAGATGGCCGACATGATGAGCCAGGCCACGCCAACG GAGACCTTCGAGGAGCTGCAGCAGCTGTTCGTGGACATGTTCCAGGACGACCTGGACCCCGGGTTCTTCAGCGGGCTTCCCCCGGGCCGCAGGGGCCAGTCACAGAGCCCGCCCAGcacgtcctcgccgccgctgcggccacCTCCTGGAAGGAACAGTGCGCAAGCAACACCGGCACGTAACGGCGTCGACAAGCGAGGttcttcgccggcggcgatgcaCTCGGCAGCGAAGCGGCCGAGGCCCGGCCAGCCGGGTCTAGAACTGGACCTGGGCCTGTCCGGGTTCTGCTTCATG GTGAGCGAGACGAAGCAGAGGCCGGCGCCGTGGACGTGCgaggtgagcggcggcggcgataggaggagcgggaggaagCAGAGGCTGTCCACGAGCCGCGACGTCTCCGGCGACGGGGTGCCGCGCTCTTTTCCGCAGAGCCAGAGCGGTAGTAGAGCGTGGTGGCAATGA
- the LOC117854210 gene encoding auxin-responsive protein SAUR21, with protein MTPDAPAGVPRGCCPVYVGLLERRRFVVPTAYLGMPVFRRLLEKAEEESEFHYGGGGVTIPCDTEAFKYILLVLERHRQGLVDDEGNAMDGGEHGGSSSHGQAQPMTSSAADGGVIGAKAIIVHGT; from the exons ATGACCCCCGACGCGCCGGCGGGCGTGCCGCGCGGGTGCTGCCCGGTGTACGTGGGCTTGTTGGAGCGTCGGCGGTTCGTGGTGCCGACGGCGTACCTGGGCATGCCGGTGTTCCGGCGGCTGCTGgagaaggcggaggaggagtcCGAGTTccactacggcggcggcggcgtcaccaTCCCCTGCGACACCGAGGCGTTCAAGTACATCCTCCTCGTCTTGGAACGCCACCGCCAGGGGCTCGTCGACGACG AAGGGAACGCCATGGACGGAGGAGAGCATGGCGGATCGTCGTCGCATGGTCAAGCTCAACCGATGACAAGCTCCGCTGCGGACGGCGGCGTTATCGGTGCAAAGGCCATCATCGTCCATGGGACGTAG